A stretch of Castanea sativa cultivar Marrone di Chiusa Pesio chromosome 2, ASM4071231v1 DNA encodes these proteins:
- the LOC142626174 gene encoding ATP-dependent DNA helicase DDM1 produces MEANNKTKDDGSAESPTSVLEDEDMCKAEAEVKSVEEILADAKYGDTALLSRNMAEEEEKLFEARIKEAQGKEPEEAPHLNDTQFTKLDELLTQTQMYSEFLLEKMDDITVNGVERESETVEKKKGRGSKRKASTYNTRKAKRAVKAMLTRSEEAEKPEDVNLTEEERIEKEQKELVPLLTGGKLKSYQLKGVKWLISLWQNGLNGILADQMGLGKTIQTIGFLAHLKGNGLDGPYLVVAPLSTLSNWVNEISRFTPSMNAIIYHGDKKQREELRRKHMPRTIGPKFPIIVTSYEVALSDSKKYLRHYSWKYLVIDEGHRLKNSKCLLLKQLKYLPVENKLLLTGTPLQNNLAELWSLLNFILPDIFSSHEEFESWFDLSGKCNSEAMKEEMEEKRRAQVIAKLHAILRPFLLRRMKTDVEQMLPRKKEIILYATMTDHQKNFQDHLVNKTLEDYLIENASAGHRGMKGKLNNLMIQLRKNCNHPDLLESAFDGSYFYPPVEKIVEQCGKFRLLDRLLEQLLARKHKVLIFSQWTKVLDIMHYYFVEKGLEVCRIDGSVKLDERRRQIQEFNDENSNYRIFILSTRAGGLGINLTAADTCILYDSDWNPQMDLQAMDRCHRIGQTKPVHVYRLSTAQSVEGRMLNRAFSKLKLEHVVIGKGQFHQERNKPNSTDIMEEDDLLALLREEETAEDKMIQTDISDDDLERVMDRSDLVVGASNVDEESNGAIASIPLKGPGWEVVIPTATGGMLSTLNS; encoded by the exons ATGGAGGCGAACAACAAAACGAAGGACGACGGCTCTGCAGAGTCACCGACTTCGGTGCTTGAAGACGAG GATATGTGCAAGGCAGAAGCAGAAGTTAAGTCCGTGGAAGAAATACTTGCAGATGCAAAATATGGAGATACCGCTTTGCTATCAAGAAACATGGCTGAGGAAGAAGAGAAGCTGTTCGAAGCTCGGATCAAGGAAGCACAAGGAAAGGAGCCAGAGGAGGCACCCCACTTGAATGATACCCAGTTTACCAAATTGGATGAGCTTCTAACACAAACTCAGATGTACTCTGAGTTTTTGCTGGAAAAAATGGATGATATAACAGTG AATGGAGTGGAGCGAGAAAGTGAAACTGTTGAAAAGAAGAAAGGTCGTGgatcaaaaagaaaagcttCTACATACAATACG aggaAGGCCAAGAGGGCAGTTAAAGCCATGCTTACAAGATCTGAAGAAGCCGAGAAACCTGAAGATGTGAACCTGACTGAGGAAGAAAGAATTGAGAAAGAACAGAAAGAACTTGTACCTTTGTTAACTGGAGGAAAACTGAAGTCCTATCAACTTAAGGGTGTAAAGTGGTTGATATCATTATGGCAAAATGGGCTGAATGGGATCCTTGCAGATCAAATGGGGCTTGGGAAAACAATTCAAACCATTGGCTTTCTTGCACATTTAAAAGGAAATGGACTGGATGGGCCGTATTTAGTAGTTGCtcctctctctactctctcaaATTGGGTAAATGAGATTTCAAG GTTTACGCCTTCAATGAATGCTATTATTTACCATGGTGACAAGAAACAAAGAGAGGAGTTACGAAGGAAGCACATGCCTAGAACAATTGGCCCCAAATTTCCTATAATTGTTACTTCTTATGAGGTGGCCTTAAGCGATTCAAAAAAGTATTTGAGGCATTATAGTTGGAAATATCTTGTCATTGATGAG GGACACAGgttgaaaaactcaaaatgcCTATTGCTGAAACAATTGAAATACTTACCGGTAGAAAATAAGCTTCTGTTGACTGGGACGCCCCTGCAGAATAATTTGGCAGAGCTTTGGTCATTGTTAAACTTCATTTTGCCTGATATTTTCTCATCTCATGAAGAATTTGAGTCATG GTTTGATCTGTCAGGAAAGTGCAACAGTGAAGCAATGAAGGAGGAaatggaagagaagagaagggCTCAA GTGATAGCGAAACTCCATGCTATATTGCGTCCATTTCTTCTAAGAAGAATGAAGACTGACGTGGAGCAGATGCTGCCTCGAAAGAAAGAGATCATACTGTATGCTACAATGACTGACCATCAGAAGAATTTCCAGGATCACTTAGTTAACAAGACCTTGGAAGACTATTTGATTGAGAATGCAAGCGCTG GGCATCGTGGTATGAAAGGAAAGCTTAATAATCTGATGATCCAACTTCGGAAGAACTGCAACCATCCTGACCTCTTGGAGTCTGCCTTTGATGGCtcat ATTTTTATCCACCTGTTGAAAAGATAGTTGAACAGTGTGGAAAATTTCGTTTGCTGGACCGGCTGTTGGAACAGTTATTAGCTCGTAAACATAAA GTTTTGATCTTTTCCCAGTGGACCAAAGTTTTGGATATCATGCATTACTACTTTGTTGAAAAAGGACTTGAAGTTTGTAGAATTGATGGCAGTGTGAAGCTTGACGAGAGGAGAAGACAG ATCCAGGAGTTCAATGATGAGAACAGCAATTAcagaatatttattttaagcACCAGGGCTGGTGGACTGGGTATCAACCTTACCGCAGCCGATACCTGTATACTCTATGACAGTGATTGG AACCCTCAAATGGATTTGCAGGCCATGGATAGATGCCATAGGATTGGTCAAACCAAGCCTGTTCATGTTTACAGGCTTTCAACCGCCCAATCTGTAGAG GGTCGCATGTTGAATAGAGCTTTTAGCAAGTTGAAGCTTGAGCATGTGGTCATCGGGAAAGGGCAGTTTCACCAAGAAAGAAACAAGCCTAACAGCACAGACATCATGGAG GAGGATGATCTGCTGGCACTTCTCCGAGAAGAAGAAACAGCTGAAGATAAGATGATACAAACAGATATTAGTGATGACGATTTGGAAAGGGTCATGGATAGAAGTGATCTGGTTGTAGGTGCATCGAATGTTGATGAAGAATCCAATGGTGCTATTGCTTCAATTCCCCTCAAAGGCCCTGGTTGGGAGGTGGTGATACCAACTGCAACTGGAGGCATGCTCTCTACTCTTAACAGCTAA